In Gymnogyps californianus isolate 813 chromosome 1, ASM1813914v2, whole genome shotgun sequence, the following are encoded in one genomic region:
- the CDX2 gene encoding LOW QUALITY PROTEIN: homeobox protein CDX-2 (The sequence of the model RefSeq protein was modified relative to this genomic sequence to represent the inferred CDS: inserted 1 base in 1 codon) translates to MYVSYLLEKDGPMYPGPVRHXGGLNLAAQNFVGAPQYADYGGYHVNLDSAQSPGPAWPAPYAAPLRDDWGAYGQGAPPAAGAVHGLNGGSPAAAMAYSPADYHHHHHHPHAHHHAGPAPHCSAGVMQPLNAANAAATAAAAAAPEPLSPGGQRRGLCEWMRKPAQPPLSSQVKTRTKDKYRVVYTDHQRLELEKEFHYSRYITIRRKAELASNLGLSERQVKIWFQNRRAKERKINKKKLQQAQPGGAEPLSPGAPLQGPAAGAAAAGLGPAAPQ, encoded by the exons ATGTACGTGAGCTACCTCCTGGAGAAGGACGGGCCCATGTACCCCGGCCCGGTGCGAC TCGGGGGGCTCAACCTGGCGGCGCAGAACTTCGTGGGCGCCCCGCAGTACGCGGACTACGGCGGCTACCATGTGAACCTCGACAGCGCCCAGTCCCCCGGCCCGGCCTGGCCCGCGCCCTacgccgccccgctccgcgaCGACTGGGGCGCCTACGGCCAAGgggcgccgccggccgccggcGCCGTCCACGGCCTCAACGgcggctcccccgccgccgccatggccTACAGCCCCGCCgactaccaccaccaccaccaccacccgcACGCCCACCACCacgccggccccgcgccccaCTGCTCCGCCGGGGTCATGCAGCCCCTCAACGCCGCCAacgccgccgccaccgccgccgccgccgccgcccccgaGCCGCTCTCccccggcgggcagcgccgcggcCTCTGCGAGTGGATGAGGAAGCCGGCGCAGCCCCCGCTCAGCAGCCAGG TTAAAACCAGGACGAAAGACAAGTACCGCGTCGTGTACACCGACCACCAGCggctggagctggagaaggagttTCACTACAGCCGCTACATCACCATCAGGAGGAAAGCGGAGCTGGCCTCCAACCTGGGGCTGTCGGAGAGGCAG GTGAAAATCTGGTTCCAGAACAGGCGGGCGAAGGAGAGGAAGATCAACaagaagaagctgcagcaggcGCAgcccggcggcgcggagccccTCAGCCCCGGCGCCCCGCTGCAGGgtcccgcggcgggggcggccgccgccgggctgggccccgccgccccgcagtGA